A single Mesomycoplasma ovipneumoniae DNA region contains:
- a CDS encoding PTS transporter subunit EIIC: MTVKFSGKIKKITPKQKSHKSENSVFNRILNQLQRLGKSLMFPIAVLPIAALLLRIGALIQDPSANGSIGISETQKFIGRLISTPGGIVFDNLAIIFAIGISFGFAKDNRGEAALVGAVVWYGMTALLKQNQLAEAIYSKVLVAESGELKGLTQLLYFLKSGKPVYQLDSGVIGGIVVGIVVAFLYNKYKNVKLPQTLSFFGGRRFVPMLGILSIIPLGLFFAIIWPWAQYGLIKIGSALSDQSANRYARGFYVSVYAFLNRLLQPFGLHHILNTFVWFQLPIEGRLISPVVDQVGNTIANVGDIHTVNGDITAFNAGIIGSGGFTTGFFPLYLGGLPGAAVAMIFAAKRENRKTITTFLAGATLVSFLTGIDEPLIFTFIFISPLLWLLNAFLTSLIYMFVSWTGMSIGIGFSAGFIDYIVSFPRSWAFAKNAGIMANPLWIWAFSAIMFLIQGSSFYFFIKKFDIKTLGREDKIETEISTNNENLEVESTKKIDPHSENIVQNTDKVSDKYEKMALDFIEIIGKENIEEVSNCATRLRLIVKDNKKDEHLDAKILAAGGRGIVRVGNKGLQIIVGTDVEFVADHVRKIIGK; the protein is encoded by the coding sequence ATGACCGTTAAATTTTCTGGTAAAATTAAAAAAATTACTCCAAAACAAAAATCACATAAATCAGAAAATTCGGTTTTTAATCGGATTTTAAACCAATTACAACGACTTGGAAAATCACTTATGTTTCCAATTGCAGTTTTGCCAATTGCTGCACTTTTATTAAGAATTGGCGCATTAATTCAAGATCCTTCGGCAAACGGTTCTATCGGAATTTCCGAGACACAAAAATTTATCGGGCGACTAATTTCAACTCCAGGTGGGATTGTTTTTGATAATTTGGCAATTATTTTTGCAATCGGAATTTCATTTGGTTTTGCCAAAGATAATCGCGGTGAAGCCGCGCTTGTTGGGGCTGTTGTTTGATACGGAATGACGGCGCTTTTAAAACAAAACCAACTTGCTGAGGCAATTTATTCAAAAGTTTTGGTGGCCGAATCAGGTGAACTTAAAGGTTTAACACAACTTTTGTATTTCCTAAAAAGTGGCAAGCCCGTCTACCAATTAGATTCAGGGGTTATTGGCGGTATTGTTGTCGGAATTGTTGTTGCGTTTTTGTATAATAAATACAAAAACGTTAAATTACCACAGACACTTTCATTTTTTGGTGGCAGAAGATTTGTGCCAATGTTAGGAATTTTATCAATAATTCCGCTTGGCTTATTTTTTGCAATTATTTGACCTTGGGCTCAATATGGACTAATTAAAATTGGCTCAGCCCTTTCGGATCAAAGCGCCAATCGCTATGCGCGGGGATTTTATGTCTCAGTTTATGCATTTCTTAATCGACTTCTTCAACCTTTTGGACTTCATCATATTTTAAATACTTTTGTTTGATTCCAATTGCCAATTGAAGGTAGATTAATTAGTCCTGTTGTTGATCAAGTGGGAAATACAATTGCAAATGTTGGCGATATTCATACTGTAAATGGTGATATAACTGCATTTAATGCCGGAATTATTGGTTCTGGTGGTTTTACAACTGGATTTTTTCCCTTATATTTAGGCGGACTTCCTGGTGCTGCAGTGGCAATGATTTTTGCCGCAAAACGGGAAAATCGGAAAACAATTACTACTTTTTTGGCAGGCGCAACACTTGTAAGTTTTCTTACTGGGATTGATGAACCCCTAATTTTTACTTTTATTTTTATTTCACCACTTTTATGACTTTTAAATGCTTTTCTCACTTCATTAATTTATATGTTCGTGTCATGAACTGGAATGAGTATCGGAATTGGATTTAGTGCCGGATTTATTGACTATATTGTCTCTTTCCCGCGTTCTTGAGCCTTTGCAAAAAATGCTGGAATTATGGCAAATCCACTATGAATTTGGGCATTTTCAGCAATAATGTTTTTAATTCAAGGCTCAAGTTTTTACTTTTTCATTAAAAAGTTTGATATTAAAACCTTAGGTCGTGAAGACAAAATTGAAACCGAAATAAGCACTAATAATGAAAATCTAGAAGTTGAGAGCACTAAAAAAATAGACCCACATAGTGAAAATATAGTCCAAAACACTGATAAAGTTAGTGACAAATATGAAAAAATGGCACTAGACTTTATTGAAATTATCGGCAAAGAAAACATTGAAGAAGTCTCAAATTGTGCAACAAGACTGCGACTTATTGTTAAAGATAATAAAAAAGATGAACACTTAGATGCAAAAATTCTTGCAGCTGGTGGTCGAGGAATTGTTCGTGTTGGCAATAAAGGTCTGCAAATTATAGTTGGCACTGATGTTGAATTTGTTGCCGATCACGTTCGCAAAATTATAGGAAAATAA
- a CDS encoding class II fructose-bisphosphate aldolase, translated as MALIDPRSVFLKLNAENKAIFAFNVLNLETLLAVIKAGEISQKPLIIQLSQGAIKYSRIEILAPMILSAIQNSSGKFIFHLDHCDDLNLFEKYIEFGFNSAMFDGSNFPIDENIEKSLKAKSIANKKNVFLELEIGQIGGKEIGHQENAEQILEIDSVKKFYQKTEPDLLAIAFGTAHGIYKKKANLDWDLVKNFKKDYKIPLVMHGTSGLSLEEIKKAINFGINKINVGTDLLVNFSNEVEKYFQENPKSYDIRKINQKGIEKMIQKVLFYLELS; from the coding sequence ATGGCACTTATTGATCCAAGATCTGTATTTTTGAAACTAAATGCAGAAAATAAAGCAATTTTTGCTTTCAATGTTTTAAATTTAGAAACACTTTTGGCCGTAATTAAAGCCGGCGAAATTTCCCAAAAACCTTTAATTATTCAGCTAAGCCAAGGGGCAATAAAATATTCGCGCATTGAAATTTTAGCGCCTATGATTTTATCAGCGATTCAAAATTCCTCTGGTAAATTTATTTTTCACCTTGATCACTGTGATGATTTAAATCTTTTTGAAAAATACATTGAATTTGGTTTTAACTCTGCAATGTTTGATGGTTCAAATTTTCCAATTGATGAAAATATCGAAAAATCACTAAAAGCTAAATCGATTGCTAATAAAAAAAATGTTTTTCTCGAGCTAGAAATAGGTCAAATTGGCGGCAAAGAAATTGGTCATCAAGAAAATGCTGAACAAATTCTTGAAATTGATAGTGTTAAAAAATTCTACCAAAAAACAGAACCAGATCTTCTTGCGATTGCTTTTGGAACCGCACACGGAATTTACAAAAAAAAGGCTAATTTAGATTGAGATTTAGTTAAAAACTTTAAAAAAGACTATAAAATTCCGCTTGTTATGCACGGAACCAGCGGCCTTTCTCTAGAAGAAATCAAAAAAGCAATCAATTTTGGAATAAACAAAATTAATGTTGGCACTGACCTTTTAGTTAATTTTTCTAACGAAGTTGAAAAATATTTTCAAGAAAATCCTAAAAGTTATGACATTAGAAAAATTAATCAAAAAGGAATTGAAAAAATGATCCAAAAAGTGCTTTTTTACCTTGAATTATCATAA
- a CDS encoding glucosamine-6-phosphate deaminase has translation MKILIFEKLSDLHKYCADLFIEQIKTKPNSVLGFATGVSPIETYKLLIEDHRQNGTSWDKITTFNLDEFVGIDQDHPEAFIKQMKTNLFDHVNVPVSQINIPNSKASDLEQEVKLYEQKIAENPIDLQYISIGINGHMAYNEPGTPFNSTTHVTNLTDETIIDMVKKGKFSNFDQCPKQAMTMGVQTILKHTKKAIMVSFGLHKANVTKQMLEEKPNSEITASFLQLHPNCTFILDKEAASKLSKETLDKAIFY, from the coding sequence ATGAAAATATTAATTTTTGAAAAATTGAGCGACCTACACAAATATTGTGCAGACCTTTTTATTGAACAAATTAAAACAAAACCTAATTCAGTTTTAGGTTTTGCAACCGGAGTTTCGCCAATTGAAACTTATAAACTTTTAATTGAAGATCATCGCCAAAACGGGACTTCCTGGGATAAAATTACAACATTTAATCTTGATGAATTTGTCGGAATTGACCAAGATCATCCTGAAGCATTTATCAAACAAATGAAAACTAATTTATTTGACCATGTTAATGTTCCAGTTTCCCAGATTAATATTCCTAACTCAAAAGCGAGCGATCTTGAACAAGAAGTAAAGCTTTATGAGCAAAAAATCGCTGAAAATCCGATTGATTTGCAATATATTAGTATCGGAATTAACGGTCATATGGCCTATAATGAACCTGGAACACCTTTTAATTCAACAACTCATGTTACTAATTTAACAGATGAAACAATTATTGATATGGTTAAAAAAGGGAAATTTTCCAATTTTGACCAGTGTCCAAAACAAGCAATGACAATGGGAGTTCAAACAATTTTAAAACACACAAAAAAAGCAATTATGGTTTCTTTTGGTTTGCATAAAGCAAACGTTACAAAACAAATGTTAGAAGAAAAACCTAATTCAGAAATTACTGCTTCTTTTTTACAATTGCATCCAAATTGTACTTTCATTTTAGACAAAGAAGCTGCCTCTAAATTATCGAAAGAAACACTTGATAAAGCAATTTTTTACTAA